One part of the Sorangiineae bacterium MSr11954 genome encodes these proteins:
- a CDS encoding S-methyl-5'-thioadenosine phosphorylase, with amino-acid sequence MIGVIGGSGLYQMEDIADARWEHVASPFGTPSDALLFGRLAGQDVVFLPRHGRGHRVPPTDIDVRANIDALKRAGCTQILSLTAVGSLREELPPGTLVVVDQFIDRTFARTKTFFGPGFTAHVSVADPVCTRMGHIAAGAAKELAIPVAHGGTYIVMEGPQFSTRAESELYRSWGASVIGMTAMPEAKLAREAEMCFCTIAMVTDYDCWHTAHVDVTAHAVAEVMKRNGAHAQNLLRKVIPQLGTWSGPCAHGCDRALEGAVMTAPSTYDAELVKKLDAVCARFFAKGNRS; translated from the coding sequence ATGATCGGTGTCATCGGAGGTAGCGGTCTTTATCAAATGGAAGACATCGCCGATGCGCGGTGGGAGCACGTAGCTTCCCCCTTCGGCACGCCTTCCGACGCCCTGCTCTTCGGCCGCCTGGCCGGACAAGACGTGGTGTTTCTCCCCAGGCACGGTCGCGGCCATCGCGTCCCGCCGACCGACATCGATGTTCGCGCCAACATCGACGCCCTCAAGCGCGCCGGCTGCACGCAGATCCTCTCGCTCACCGCGGTGGGCAGCCTTCGGGAAGAGTTGCCGCCCGGCACCTTGGTGGTGGTCGATCAGTTCATCGACCGCACCTTCGCGCGCACGAAGACGTTCTTCGGCCCGGGGTTCACCGCCCATGTTTCGGTCGCCGATCCGGTGTGCACGCGCATGGGGCATATCGCGGCCGGCGCGGCCAAGGAGCTCGCGATCCCGGTGGCGCACGGGGGCACGTACATCGTCATGGAGGGGCCGCAGTTCTCCACCCGGGCGGAGTCGGAGCTGTATCGCTCGTGGGGCGCCTCCGTCATCGGCATGACGGCCATGCCCGAGGCCAAGCTCGCGCGCGAGGCCGAGATGTGCTTCTGCACCATCGCCATGGTGACCGACTACGACTGTTGGCACACGGCCCACGTCGACGTGACGGCCCACGCGGTCGCCGAGGTGATGAAGCGCAACGGCGCCCATGCGCAGAACCTCTTGCGCAAGGTGATCCCGCAGCTGGGTACGTGGAGCGGCCCGTGCGCGCACGGCTGCGACAGGGCGCTGGAGGGGGCGGTGATGACCGCGCCCTCGACGTACGATGCGGAGCTGGTGAAGAAGCTCGACGCGGTGTGTGCGCGCTTTTTTGCGAAAGGAAATCGATCATGA
- a CDS encoding HAMP domain-containing protein, with protein sequence MSTPAPPELRNRIWLINPRFQLKYTGMLVAVVALVMLVLGVVIGKTANTAARYAQIATLQAEKAMKESQVNSQLTRESVLMSGNPELLKVVEEGLSETDRQAEANLQAVQNNRAEIEMQRKLVLGVLIFAGVVLTLVLTVMGVFITRRVVGPVHKMKRLLRRVGTGRLVVTERLRRGDELEDLFDTFMQMTWSLKALQTGRIATLDATIHKAEESGASPEVLDGLRVLRAQMVLGLSKRLTRTSII encoded by the coding sequence ATGAGCACTCCCGCGCCCCCCGAACTGCGCAATCGCATCTGGCTCATCAACCCTCGTTTTCAGCTCAAATACACCGGAATGTTGGTGGCGGTGGTCGCCCTGGTCATGCTGGTCCTCGGCGTCGTCATCGGCAAGACGGCCAATACCGCGGCGCGCTACGCGCAGATCGCGACCCTGCAGGCCGAGAAGGCGATGAAGGAGTCGCAGGTAAACTCGCAGCTCACGCGCGAAAGCGTGCTTATGAGCGGAAACCCCGAGCTCCTCAAGGTGGTGGAGGAGGGGCTCTCGGAGACGGATCGCCAGGCGGAGGCGAACCTGCAGGCGGTGCAGAACAACCGCGCCGAGATCGAGATGCAGCGGAAGTTGGTGCTGGGGGTGCTCATTTTTGCCGGGGTCGTGCTCACCTTGGTCCTCACCGTGATGGGCGTGTTCATCACGCGGCGGGTGGTGGGGCCGGTGCACAAGATGAAGCGCCTCTTGCGGCGGGTGGGGACGGGCCGGCTGGTGGTCACCGAGCGCCTGCGCCGCGGCGACGAGCTCGAGGACCTGTTCGACACCTTCATGCAGATGACGTGGTCGCTGAAGGCGCTGCAGACCGGGCGCATCGCGACCTTGGACGCCACCATCCACAAAGCGGAAGAGAGCGGCGCATCGCCCGAGGTGCTGGACGGGCTGCGCGTGCTTCGCGCTCAGATGGTGCTCGGGCTCAGCAAACGGCTCACGCGGACCTCGATCATATGA
- a CDS encoding HAD-IA family hydrolase: MIDRSLVERVELLCLDAGNTLIFLDHARIARFLAARGVAVETASLIAAEGVAKRGLEGAGSGRLAPVRWSHQAAPGAQGWGLVIGTTIAVGGAPIERVPELLDALWEDHVRFNLYSRVPEGLPGALDRLRAAGVKLAVISNSEGMLAGLLDELGLLSRLDRVVDSALVGVEKPDPRIFSFALDAFGIGPDRALHLGDTVATDVAGARAAGIRTALLDPFEHYPDLHRDVPRVESVEAVADAILSR; encoded by the coding sequence GTGATCGATCGCTCTCTCGTCGAACGCGTCGAGCTTCTGTGCCTCGACGCCGGAAACACGCTGATTTTCCTCGACCACGCGCGCATCGCCCGCTTCCTGGCGGCGCGCGGGGTCGCGGTGGAGACGGCTTCGCTCATCGCGGCCGAAGGCGTCGCCAAGCGTGGCCTCGAGGGAGCGGGATCGGGGAGGCTCGCGCCGGTTCGCTGGTCGCATCAAGCAGCTCCGGGCGCGCAAGGTTGGGGACTCGTCATCGGAACGACCATCGCCGTTGGCGGGGCTCCAATCGAACGCGTTCCGGAGCTGCTCGATGCGCTCTGGGAAGACCATGTTCGCTTCAACCTTTATTCGCGCGTGCCCGAGGGGCTCCCGGGGGCGCTCGATCGCCTTCGCGCCGCGGGGGTGAAGCTCGCCGTCATCAGCAACTCCGAGGGCATGCTCGCCGGGCTCCTCGACGAGCTCGGGCTCCTTTCGCGCCTCGATCGCGTGGTCGACAGCGCCTTGGTCGGCGTCGAGAAGCCCGATCCGCGCATCTTCTCCTTTGCGCTCGACGCGTTCGGCATCGGCCCCGATCGCGCCTTGCACCTGGGCGACACCGTGGCCACCGACGTGGCAGGCGCCCGCGCGGCCGGCATCCGCACCGCGCTGCTCGACCCCTTCGAGCATTACCCGGATCTGCACCGCGACGTCCCGCGCGTCGAGAGCGTGGAAGCCGTCGCGGATGCGATCTTGTCGCGCTGA
- a CDS encoding tRNA (cytidine(34)-2'-O)-methyltransferase — MPRTNDKTPRLRAHPLPDPFHIVLVEPEIPPNTGNIARLGAATGSPLHLVGPLGFRIDEHSVRRAGVDYWHLVDVRRHLDFSHFLHAFAKEGEKEGAPRAQPGKLHLFSAVARRSYIEADFAPGDALVFGRESVGLPEELLEAHADRVVAIPTLGAVRSLNLANAVGIALFEALRKVGALDATFLG; from the coding sequence GTGCCCCGTACCAACGACAAAACCCCGCGCCTGCGTGCCCATCCGTTGCCCGATCCCTTCCACATCGTGCTGGTGGAGCCCGAAATCCCACCGAACACGGGGAACATCGCGCGACTGGGCGCCGCCACCGGCTCACCTTTGCACCTGGTGGGCCCCCTTGGCTTTCGCATCGACGAGCACAGCGTGCGTCGCGCCGGCGTGGACTATTGGCACCTGGTCGACGTGCGCCGGCACCTCGACTTTTCGCACTTCCTGCACGCGTTCGCGAAAGAAGGCGAAAAGGAAGGCGCGCCGCGCGCGCAGCCGGGCAAGCTGCACCTCTTCAGCGCCGTGGCCCGTCGGAGCTACATTGAAGCCGACTTTGCGCCCGGCGATGCGCTGGTGTTCGGTCGCGAGAGCGTGGGCCTCCCCGAGGAGCTCCTCGAGGCGCACGCCGATCGCGTGGTGGCGATTCCAACGTTGGGCGCCGTGCGCTCCCTCAACCTGGCCAACGCCGTCGGCATCGCCCTCTTCGAAGCGCTCCGCAAAGTCGGAGCCCTCGACGCCACGTTTCTCGGCTAG
- a CDS encoding galactose mutarotase → MTRELFGKGPDGEDVHRYVLTNAAGVSVDLISYGATVRTLNVPDRDGKPRNVVLGFATMEGYLGHHPRLGATMGRFANRIAGATFTLDGTVHRLPVTHGGNTLHGGKRGFDQYTWREIEAGAGPEGQRVVFEHTSPDGDEGFPGTFTVRVTYTLTAKNELCIDYLATTDKPTVANLTNHSYFNLSGEGSGDILDHELVLFADAFAPVRADQIPTGELQDVTGTPFDFRTATPIGARIRQGHEQLVYGWGYDHCYVVNRPAGAPADQPIHAARVRSPKSGIVLDTYTTEPGIEFFTGNVLTGALVGPSGSTYRQCDGFCLETQKFPDSPNQPSFPSSVVRPGTPLRSRTIYQFGVG, encoded by the coding sequence ATGACGCGGGAGCTTTTTGGAAAGGGCCCCGATGGAGAAGACGTCCATCGCTATGTGCTCACCAACGCGGCCGGCGTCTCGGTCGATCTGATCAGCTACGGCGCCACCGTCCGCACGCTGAACGTGCCGGATCGCGACGGCAAGCCCCGCAACGTGGTGCTCGGCTTCGCGACCATGGAAGGCTACCTGGGGCATCACCCCCGCTTGGGCGCGACCATGGGGCGCTTCGCGAACCGCATCGCCGGCGCAACGTTCACCTTGGACGGCACCGTTCATCGGCTGCCGGTGACCCACGGCGGGAACACCTTGCACGGCGGCAAGCGCGGCTTCGATCAGTACACGTGGCGCGAGATCGAGGCCGGCGCGGGCCCGGAAGGACAGCGCGTCGTCTTCGAGCACACGAGCCCCGACGGGGACGAAGGGTTCCCCGGCACCTTCACGGTACGTGTAACCTACACGCTTACGGCGAAGAACGAGCTGTGCATCGACTACCTGGCGACCACCGACAAGCCCACGGTGGCCAACCTGACGAACCACAGCTACTTCAATTTGTCGGGCGAGGGCTCGGGCGACATCCTCGATCACGAGCTGGTGCTCTTCGCCGACGCCTTTGCGCCGGTGCGGGCCGATCAAATTCCCACTGGCGAGCTCCAAGACGTCACCGGCACGCCCTTCGATTTTCGTACGGCGACCCCCATCGGTGCGCGCATCCGCCAAGGGCACGAGCAGCTCGTGTACGGGTGGGGCTACGATCATTGCTATGTCGTGAACCGGCCCGCCGGCGCGCCGGCCGATCAACCGATCCACGCGGCCCGGGTGCGGAGCCCGAAGAGCGGCATCGTGCTCGATACGTACACCACCGAGCCGGGGATCGAGTTCTTCACCGGGAATGTGCTCACGGGCGCGCTGGTGGGGCCGAGCGGATCGACGTACCGTCAGTGCGATGGCTTCTGCCTGGAGACGCAGAAGTTCCCCGACTCTCCGAATCAGCCGAGCTTCCCGTCGTCCGTCGTCCGCCCCGGAACGCCGCTGCGGAGCCGCACGATCTATCAGTTCGGCGTCGGCTGA
- a CDS encoding acyl-CoA dehydrogenase family protein yields the protein MPDFFDISRHLAPEERTIRDTVHAFVDARVLPIIGEHFERGTFPTELIGEIAELGLLGCNLQGYGCAGLSDIGYGLVMQELERGDSGVRSFASVQGSLVMYPIHAFGSEEQKERYLPKMAKGEIIGCFGLTEPDFGSNPAGMRTVAIDDGDSYVLNGTKRWITNGNIAGVAVVWAKVGGVDGEVHGFLVPTDTKGFEARTIHKKMSLRASVTSELILEDVRVKKDAILPNVRGMKGPLSCLTSARFGIAWGVLGAMQACFDCALDYAKHRVQFAGKPIASHQLVQQKFAEMLTAITNSQLQALEAARLKAEKKLRPQHVSMIKRHNVHAALEIARTCRDILGGNGITLEYPIMRHLCNLETVFTYEGTHDVHTLILGQDVTGIAAFE from the coding sequence ATGCCTGACTTCTTCGACATTTCGCGTCACCTCGCCCCGGAAGAGCGCACCATTCGCGATACCGTTCATGCCTTCGTCGATGCGCGGGTACTGCCCATCATTGGCGAGCACTTCGAGCGCGGGACGTTCCCCACGGAGCTCATTGGCGAGATCGCGGAGCTCGGGCTCCTTGGATGCAACCTACAAGGATACGGTTGCGCTGGATTGAGCGACATCGGCTACGGCCTGGTGATGCAAGAGCTCGAGCGCGGCGACTCCGGGGTCCGCAGCTTCGCGAGCGTGCAAGGCAGCTTGGTGATGTACCCGATCCACGCGTTCGGGTCGGAGGAGCAGAAAGAGCGCTACCTGCCGAAGATGGCCAAGGGCGAAATCATCGGGTGCTTCGGCCTCACCGAGCCCGATTTCGGCTCCAACCCTGCGGGCATGCGCACGGTGGCCATCGACGACGGCGATTCGTACGTGCTCAACGGCACCAAGCGCTGGATCACCAACGGCAACATCGCGGGGGTCGCGGTGGTCTGGGCCAAGGTCGGCGGCGTGGACGGCGAGGTCCACGGCTTCTTGGTGCCCACCGACACCAAGGGCTTCGAGGCGCGCACCATCCACAAGAAGATGAGCCTCCGCGCCAGCGTGACCAGCGAGTTGATCCTGGAGGACGTGCGCGTGAAGAAGGACGCCATCCTCCCCAACGTGCGCGGCATGAAGGGCCCTCTCTCGTGCCTCACCTCCGCGCGCTTCGGGATCGCGTGGGGCGTGCTGGGCGCGATGCAAGCCTGTTTCGACTGCGCGCTCGACTACGCCAAGCATCGCGTGCAGTTTGCAGGCAAACCCATCGCGTCGCACCAGCTGGTGCAGCAAAAGTTCGCCGAGATGCTGACGGCGATCACGAACTCGCAGCTGCAGGCGCTGGAGGCGGCGCGCCTCAAGGCGGAGAAGAAGCTGCGGCCGCAGCACGTGAGCATGATCAAGCGCCACAACGTGCACGCGGCGCTGGAGATCGCGCGCACGTGCCGCGACATCCTGGGCGGCAACGGGATCACCCTCGAGTATCCGATCATGCGCCACCTCTGCAACCTGGAGACCGTGTTCACCTACGAGGGGACCCACGACGTGCACACCTTGATCCTCGGCCAAGACGTCACGGGGATCGCCGCGTTCGAGTAG
- a CDS encoding TetR/AcrR family transcriptional regulator gives MPSSGAQRIPEAQGSEPAPQRRERNAVETQLRIVRAAEVEFARKGFDGARLGQIARAAEVQQALIHHYFHDKEGLYRAVVDHAVGAMSVEGWEVLHRLLSPLDASRVPEVVRAFVDLLVWQSLTHASAFAILRHAAAAEGAGETRSEALIRRTMRDKMRPLFDAVVALIEEMRAQGHVRSDVEPRHLCISVLSLALLAAQDDGIVRAVWNVDVRSPDFIAERKQEIVATVLARILPTATPSG, from the coding sequence GTGCCTAGCAGCGGCGCGCAGCGCATTCCGGAGGCCCAGGGCAGCGAGCCCGCTCCCCAGCGGCGCGAGCGCAACGCGGTGGAGACCCAGCTCCGGATCGTGCGGGCGGCGGAGGTGGAGTTCGCCCGAAAGGGGTTCGACGGCGCTCGCCTCGGGCAGATCGCGCGCGCCGCCGAGGTGCAGCAGGCGCTGATCCACCATTACTTCCACGACAAAGAGGGGCTCTATCGGGCCGTGGTGGATCACGCGGTGGGGGCCATGAGCGTCGAGGGTTGGGAGGTGCTCCACCGGCTGCTGTCCCCGCTCGACGCGTCGCGCGTGCCCGAGGTGGTGCGGGCCTTCGTCGATCTGCTCGTGTGGCAGTCGCTCACCCACGCCTCGGCCTTTGCGATCCTGCGCCACGCGGCCGCGGCCGAGGGCGCCGGCGAAACGCGATCCGAGGCGCTCATCCGCCGGACCATGCGCGACAAGATGCGGCCGCTCTTCGACGCGGTGGTGGCGCTCATCGAGGAGATGCGCGCGCAGGGTCACGTCCGGAGCGACGTGGAGCCGCGGCACCTCTGCATCTCGGTGCTGTCCTTGGCGCTGCTCGCTGCGCAAGACGACGGCATCGTGCGGGCGGTGTGGAACGTCGACGTGCGCTCCCCCGACTTCATCGCGGAGCGGAAGCAGGAGATCGTGGCGACGGTGCTGGCGCGTATCCTTCCGACGGCCACGCCGTCCGGGTGA
- a CDS encoding TerB family tellurite resistance protein, with product MKGEALIRETVEAVCELFERGEYNPTAIIDLGVLVANADGTIDDEEVEALRVIFGRLLRTQLDGDLVEHLIVASREVIDAAGVGSRLRLIAEILKDCDAVEEGIIVALGIAYSSEGFSASERTLVSSLAHACDLPSSRLEELIETVRLAVEAP from the coding sequence ATGAAAGGTGAAGCGCTGATTCGCGAAACGGTCGAGGCGGTCTGCGAGCTGTTCGAGCGCGGAGAGTACAACCCGACGGCCATCATCGACTTGGGCGTCCTCGTGGCCAACGCCGACGGGACCATCGACGACGAGGAAGTGGAAGCGCTGCGGGTGATCTTTGGCCGCCTTCTGCGTACGCAGCTCGATGGCGACCTCGTTGAGCACCTCATCGTGGCCAGCCGCGAGGTCATCGACGCAGCCGGGGTGGGCTCGCGGCTCCGCTTGATTGCCGAGATCCTGAAGGACTGCGATGCGGTCGAGGAAGGCATCATCGTGGCGCTGGGCATCGCCTACTCGAGCGAGGGGTTTTCCGCTTCGGAGCGAACGCTCGTATCGTCGCTGGCCCACGCTTGCGATCTTCCATCGTCGCGGCTCGAGGAACTCATTGAAACTGTTCGCCTTGCGGTAGAGGCTCCGTAG
- a CDS encoding quinone-dependent dihydroorotate dehydrogenase, translating into MYQLIRPLLFTLPPALAHSVAMAALAPVEHVTLLRRIVHAMFAVDRPELKTRVMGLDFPNPIGLAGGFDKNARRARALAALGFGYLELGTVTARAQEPNPAPNLFRLPADRALINRLGFPNEGADPVTARVQRIRRGVPVPVGISIGKSRSVPLEPVHGMVADYLSSFRAARTQADFVVVNVSSPNTAGLRAMQGQELARTLLGALQAENKAGTRVPLLVKIAPDLDQQELEALLDVGVECDLDGVVATNTTIARTGLSTDDAAVAAMGAGGLSGPPLRERSRQIVQRVRARLGPKRAVIGVGGIESADDVLAMMRAGADLVQLYTSFIYRGPGIVHSLARALADAAAQSGAVSLAELTRTAWPSEGYAPAPSPRSPASAPR; encoded by the coding sequence ATGTACCAACTCATACGTCCGCTCTTATTTACGTTGCCCCCCGCATTGGCCCACTCCGTCGCGATGGCGGCGCTCGCTCCCGTCGAGCACGTAACATTGTTGAGGCGAATCGTTCACGCGATGTTTGCAGTGGACCGCCCCGAGCTGAAGACGCGCGTCATGGGGCTCGACTTTCCGAACCCCATTGGATTGGCCGGCGGCTTCGACAAGAACGCGCGGCGAGCTCGTGCGCTGGCCGCCCTGGGGTTCGGCTATCTGGAGCTGGGCACGGTCACCGCCCGCGCGCAGGAGCCGAACCCGGCGCCCAATCTGTTTCGCCTCCCCGCCGATCGCGCGCTCATCAACCGGCTCGGCTTTCCCAACGAGGGCGCCGATCCGGTCACCGCGCGCGTGCAGCGAATCCGCCGCGGGGTGCCCGTTCCCGTGGGCATCTCCATTGGAAAATCGCGCAGCGTTCCGCTGGAGCCGGTGCATGGGATGGTGGCGGACTATCTCTCGAGCTTTCGCGCGGCGCGCACCCAGGCGGACTTCGTGGTCGTCAATGTCTCGTCGCCGAACACGGCGGGGCTGCGCGCCATGCAGGGGCAAGAGCTCGCGCGCACCTTGCTCGGCGCGCTCCAGGCGGAAAATAAAGCGGGGACGCGGGTCCCTCTGCTCGTGAAAATCGCGCCCGATCTCGACCAGCAGGAGCTGGAGGCGCTGCTCGACGTGGGCGTGGAATGCGATCTCGATGGCGTGGTCGCCACCAACACGACCATCGCGCGGACCGGGCTTTCCACGGACGATGCCGCCGTCGCCGCCATGGGCGCCGGTGGCCTCAGCGGGCCACCGCTTCGCGAGCGGTCGCGCCAGATCGTCCAGCGCGTGCGCGCGCGCCTCGGCCCCAAGCGCGCCGTCATCGGCGTGGGCGGCATCGAGTCGGCGGACGACGTGCTCGCCATGATGCGCGCGGGCGCCGACCTGGTGCAGCTCTACACGTCGTTCATTTACCGGGGACCCGGCATCGTGCACTCGCTCGCGCGGGCGCTGGCCGATGCGGCCGCGCAATCGGGCGCCGTATCGCTGGCGGAGCTCACCCGGACGGCGTGGCCGTCGGAAGGATACGCGCCAGCACCGTCGCCACGATCTCCTGCTTCCGCTCCGCGATGA
- a CDS encoding ferritin-like domain-containing protein has product MANVPSSADASFFTAPTVYARIAQESAKPAKEGPQGVEKVDVAFPMSYTWDYATSRLDLRVLYEKSKDLMWNGSTDLPWETPVDPESQYVPDNMNPLFGTPIWDKLDKKREVPTLRRHMASYMISNFLHGEQGALLATSQIVNCAPTSEAKFYAAAQVFDEARHVEVYDRYLREKYELVYPISPHLKKLLDTLLQDSRWDFKYLGMQIMVEGVALGAFGFIHQTTEEPLIRQITQMIMQDESRHVAFGVLALKDTYADMAPSELRDREDFVIEASRLLRDKFLGQEVWERLGLPQKECEEYSERSESMQFFRKLLFTKIVPNVKRLGLLTPYVRRGFEELEVIDYENWEPSA; this is encoded by the coding sequence ATGGCCAACGTACCGAGCTCCGCGGATGCGTCGTTTTTCACGGCACCGACGGTCTACGCGCGCATCGCGCAGGAGAGCGCAAAGCCGGCCAAAGAGGGGCCGCAAGGGGTGGAGAAGGTCGATGTGGCATTTCCCATGTCGTACACATGGGACTACGCGACCTCGCGGCTCGATCTGCGGGTGCTCTACGAGAAGTCGAAGGACTTGATGTGGAACGGCAGCACGGATTTGCCGTGGGAGACCCCGGTCGATCCGGAGAGCCAGTACGTGCCGGACAACATGAATCCCCTCTTCGGTACTCCGATTTGGGACAAACTCGACAAGAAGCGCGAAGTCCCGACGCTCCGCCGTCACATGGCGAGCTATATGATTTCCAACTTTCTCCACGGCGAGCAGGGCGCGCTCTTGGCCACCTCGCAGATCGTCAACTGTGCGCCCACGTCGGAGGCCAAGTTTTACGCGGCCGCGCAGGTGTTCGACGAGGCCCGGCACGTGGAGGTCTACGACCGGTATCTGCGCGAGAAATACGAGCTCGTATATCCGATTAGCCCCCATTTGAAGAAGCTCCTCGATACGCTTCTTCAGGATTCGCGCTGGGACTTCAAATACCTCGGTATGCAAATCATGGTGGAGGGGGTCGCGCTGGGGGCGTTCGGGTTCATCCATCAAACGACGGAGGAGCCGCTCATCCGCCAGATCACGCAGATGATCATGCAGGACGAGTCGCGGCACGTGGCCTTCGGGGTGCTGGCGCTCAAGGATACGTACGCGGACATGGCGCCCAGTGAGCTCCGCGATCGCGAGGATTTCGTGATCGAGGCCTCGAGGCTCCTTCGCGACAAGTTCCTCGGTCAGGAGGTCTGGGAGCGGCTGGGGCTGCCCCAGAAGGAGTGCGAGGAGTACTCGGAGCGCAGCGAGTCGATGCAGTTTTTCCGCAAGCTGCTCTTCACCAAGATCGTCCCCAACGTAAAGCGGCTGGGGCTGCTCACCCCGTACGTGCGGCGCGGCTTCGAGGAGCTCGAGGTCATCGACTACGAAAATTGGGAGCCGAGTGCCTAG
- a CDS encoding sterol desaturase family protein, whose amino-acid sequence MQSVQSVPPEVERFRVEYRKANVGPHYSGWLHFAFTSVGSLAILAFAAMHVHRPSALEWLTVPIAFVFANVCEYFGHKGPMHRPKRGMAILFQRHTREHHHFFTHDAMAYQSSRDFKMVLFPPVMLFFFLGVIATPVATLLFFVASSNVAWLFVIVAMGYFLTYEWLHFVYHLDESSFVGRLPAVKVLRRHHQTHHDKALMGKWNFNITFPISDLIFGTYFHPSPSARAARAANARTSGGSPSTAPDRRG is encoded by the coding sequence ATGCAGAGTGTGCAGAGTGTTCCGCCCGAGGTGGAGCGCTTTCGGGTGGAGTACCGCAAGGCCAACGTGGGGCCGCACTACAGCGGGTGGTTGCACTTTGCATTCACCAGCGTCGGCTCCCTGGCCATTTTGGCCTTCGCGGCGATGCACGTGCACCGGCCGTCGGCGCTGGAGTGGCTGACGGTGCCCATCGCGTTCGTGTTCGCCAATGTCTGCGAATACTTCGGGCACAAGGGGCCGATGCACCGCCCCAAACGGGGGATGGCCATCCTTTTCCAGCGCCACACGCGCGAGCACCATCATTTTTTCACGCACGACGCAATGGCCTACCAGTCGTCCCGCGACTTCAAGATGGTGCTCTTCCCCCCCGTCATGCTCTTCTTCTTCCTCGGTGTGATTGCCACGCCGGTGGCCACCTTGCTCTTTTTCGTGGCCTCATCCAATGTGGCCTGGCTCTTCGTCATCGTGGCCATGGGCTATTTTTTGACGTACGAGTGGCTCCACTTCGTCTATCACTTGGACGAGAGCTCGTTCGTGGGGCGCCTGCCGGCGGTGAAAGTTCTGCGCCGACACCACCAGACGCATCACGACAAGGCGCTCATGGGGAAATGGAACTTCAACATCACATTCCCCATCAGCGATCTCATTTTCGGAACGTACTTCCATCCATCGCCATCGGCCCGAGCTGCCCGAGCTGCCAATGCGCGAACCTCCGGCGGCTCGCCCTCGACGGCGCCGGATCGCAGAGGATGA
- the ald gene encoding alanine dehydrogenase: protein MIVGVPKEIKTREYRVGLTPAGVRSLTSHGHKVLVEKGAGEGSGIKDAEYIAQGATIVPTAADAWGAEMVVKVKEPIAPEYGFFREGLVLYTYLHLAPEPELTRQLVKAKVSGVAYETIELADGSLPLLRPMSEVAGRMAVQVGATCLEKEHGGKGVLLGGVPGTRRGRVVILGGGVVGRNAATIAIGMGAQVTVLDVRAETMAYLEDVFGGAIETLYSNPVNIEEAVTRADLVVGAVLVTGAVAPKLVSEALIGKMEPGSVVVDVAVDQGGCIETCHPTTHDNPTYEVNGVVHYCVANMPGAVAQTSTWALTNTTMAYALKIADKGLVAAVRDDVALARGVNTHKGHVTCEPVAQGQKLEYVPLSKLL, encoded by the coding sequence GTGATTGTTGGCGTCCCCAAAGAGATCAAAACCCGCGAGTACCGTGTCGGCTTGACCCCTGCCGGTGTCCGCAGCCTCACCTCCCACGGCCACAAAGTCCTCGTTGAAAAGGGCGCAGGAGAGGGCAGCGGCATCAAGGATGCGGAGTACATTGCGCAGGGAGCGACCATCGTGCCGACCGCGGCCGACGCGTGGGGCGCGGAGATGGTGGTGAAGGTCAAGGAGCCGATCGCGCCCGAGTACGGCTTCTTCCGTGAAGGACTGGTTCTCTATACGTATCTGCACCTCGCCCCCGAGCCGGAGCTCACCCGCCAGCTGGTGAAGGCGAAGGTGTCCGGCGTGGCCTACGAGACCATCGAGCTCGCCGACGGCTCGCTTCCCTTGCTCCGTCCGATGAGCGAAGTGGCCGGCCGCATGGCCGTGCAAGTCGGCGCCACGTGCCTCGAGAAGGAGCACGGCGGCAAAGGCGTTCTGCTCGGCGGCGTGCCCGGCACCCGCCGCGGTCGCGTGGTGATCCTCGGCGGCGGCGTCGTCGGACGCAACGCGGCCACCATCGCCATCGGCATGGGCGCGCAGGTCACCGTCCTCGACGTTCGCGCCGAGACGATGGCGTACCTCGAGGACGTGTTCGGCGGCGCCATCGAGACCCTGTACTCGAACCCCGTGAACATCGAAGAAGCGGTCACGCGCGCGGACCTGGTCGTCGGCGCCGTGCTCGTCACCGGCGCGGTGGCGCCGAAGCTGGTGAGCGAAGCGCTCATCGGCAAGATGGAGCCGGGCTCGGTCGTGGTCGACGTCGCCGTCGACCAGGGCGGTTGCATCGAGACGTGCCACCCCACCACCCACGACAACCCGACGTACGAAGTGAACGGCGTCGTCCACTACTGCGTGGCGAACATGCCGGGCGCGGTCGCGCAGACCAGCACCTGGGCCCTCACCAACACGACCATGGCCTACGCGCTCAAGATCGCCGACAAGGGCCTGGTCGCCGCCGTCCGCGACGACGTCGCGCTCGCCCGCGGCGTCAACACGCACAAGGGTCACGTCACGTGCGAGCCGGTCGCCCAAGGCCAGAAGCTCGAGTACGTGCCGCTGTCGAAGCTCCTGTAA